The Candidatus Eremiobacteraceae bacterium genome segment TTGTGGCCCGGCCCGGTGGCGATCATCGTCGAGCGCGCGCCCGCCATGGCGAGCGCAGCCGCCCTCGGCGGCGCGACGCTGTCGCTTCGCTGTCCGGACGACGCCGCGTGCGCCGCGATCTTGCGCGCGACTGGACCGCTCGCCGCGACCTCCGCGAACGTCTCAGGCGGCGAGGCCTACACGGGCGAGCGTGCGGATCTGCGCGCATTGCCGGACGCCACGCTCGCGCTCATCACAGGGCCGACCAGACTGCGGCAAGAAAGCACGATCGTTGATTGCACCGGAGAGACCGCGCGCATCGTGCGCCGCGGCGCGGTGGACGACGCGACGATCGCGTCGGTGACCGCCGCATCGTGAGATCCCGCAACCTCATCGCCGCCGTCGTCGTGCTCGCGCTGCTCGTGAGCGCGATGCCGCGTGCCGCGCGCGCCGATCTGCAGATCGGGCGTTTCTCGGTCGAGTTCCGCAATTCGAACTACAATCTGAAGACGGGCGATATCGTGCTCACCGGCGGGGTGAGCGGCAAGGGGCCGGACGGCGATTTCCGCGCCGACCGCGCGTTCGGCAATCGCGAGCGCCAAGAGATCACGTTAGTGGGCAATGTCCAAGCCCATCGCAAGTCCGCGGGCACGCCGATCACGCTCAACAGCGACACCGCGACCATCGACGAGCGCAACAAGACCTACATCGCCTCGGGGAACGTCAGCGCGATCGTCGGCGCGAGGACGATGAGTGCCGACCAGATGCGCCTCGACGACGCGGCCCATGTGTTCACCCTTGGCGGCAACGTGCACATCACCGAAGCGGGCCGCTCGCTCGCGACCGATCAATTGGTGTATCACGACGATTCCGGTGTCATCACGGCGCCCGGGCCGGTCAGCGGCACCACGGATAACGGCGATTTCAGCGCCGACCGCGCCGACGGCAACGTCAAGCTGGGCCAGGTCACGCTGACGGGCGACGTCGTGCTCCATTCGGGCGCCGCAGCGAACGGGCCGTCGAAGGAACCGGTCGCGCTCTACGCCGACGTCCTTCACTACGACGGCCAGGCCAAGACGGTGACAGCGACCGGCAGCGTCAAGATCGAACAAGGCACGCAGGTGGTGACGGCGCCGCTGCTGAGCTTGGACAACGCGACCGGCGATCTCCACTTGAGCGGCGGCGTGCACGGCGAGCAGCCGCCCGATCGCACGTTCGACACCGAACAGCTCACGTACAACGTCGATACGGGCGCGATCACCGTTCCCGGAGCGATCCGCGGGTCGGCTCGCGAGGGCGACTTCGCTGCGGATAGCGTGCGCGGCAACATGAAGACGCGCGTGTACGATCTGACGGGCCATGCCGTCGTGCGCACGTCGGGCAAGCGCGCGACCGGCGCCAACCAGACGCCGACCGCGCTCAAAGCCGACCACATCCATATCGACGAGGCGCACAAGCGCTACGTCGCAGAGGGCAACGCGACGATCGCGCAGGCCACGCGCACGGTGAGCGCGCCGCTGCTGACCTTCGACGACGTGGTGCACGTCGTGAAGCTGACGGGCGGCGTCCACGCGACGGAACAGCCTGATCGCAGCGCGGATACCGCCGAAGTGATCTACCATTCTGACACGGGGGCCATCTCGGCGCCGTCTCAGGTCACGGGCCGCTCGACGACCGACGCGTTCCGGGCCGATCGCGCCACCGGGAACACGAAGAACAACCTCTTCAATCTGGACGGCAACGTCGTCATGCGACGGCAGACGCCGCAAGACAAAGATCCTACGGTGCTGACCGCGTCGCACGTGCGCATCGACGGCGCCACCAAGACCTACACGGCCACCGGCAATCCGAAGGTCACGCAGGGCACGAAGTGGATGACCGGTCAGGTCATCAGCCTCAACGACTCGACCCACTTGCTGCACGTCACCGGCGGCGTGCATGCGGAGCAGCCGCACGGCCGGACGTTCGACACGCCAGAATTGACCTACAACACGCAGAGCGATTACTTCAAGATGCTGGGCGGGATCATGGCGATTTTCCCGCTCTCCAACGCGTCGTCGACGCCGACGCCGTTCCCGACTCCCAGCGGCAATCTCTCCCCGCAAGCGCCCTCGCCGTTCCAGAACGAGTCCATGCCGGCGCAGTACGCCTCGCCATCACCCACGCCCGCGCCCACGCCGTCGCCCACCGCGACTTCCCCGCCGACCGCAACGCCGCATTAGCACGGTCGAGTAAACTCGACCCGCTCCATACCGTTTAGGGTTCGAAGAACGTCCGGTCTTTGAGCTCGTCGGGCAGATGCTGCTGCTCGATCTTGGCATCGGGGAAGTCGTGCGCGTACTGATAGTCCTTGCCGTATCCGAGCTGCTTCATCAATCCGGTGGCAGCGTTGCGCAGGTGCAGCGGCACCGGCAGCGTGCCCGTCTCCTCGATCGCCTGTCGCGCAGCCGCATATGCCCGCAAGCCCGAGTTGCTCTTCTTCGCCCGCGCCAGATAGAGCGTCGCCTCCACGAGCGGGAACATCGCTTCGGGCATCCCGATGGCGTGCGCGGCATAGTGCGCGGCGGTCGCGATCGGCAGCGCCTGGGGATCGCCAAGCCCCACATCTTCGCCTGCCAGAATGACCAGCCGGCGGGCGATGAACATCGGATCCTCGCCTGCCTCGAGCATGCGGGCTAGCCAATACACCGCGGCATCCGGGTCGCTGCCGCGCACGGACTTGATGAACGCCGAGATAAGATCGTAGTGCTCGTCGCCGGCGCGATCGTAACGCAGCGCGCGCCGCTGCATCGCCTCCTCGACGTCGCGCGGCTCGATCACCGGCGCGGGCGTGCCGCGACTGGCCGCGATCTCCGAGGCCAGCTCCAAGGCGTTGAGCGCCGAGCGCGCGTCGCCGTCGGCGAGCGCGATAAGCTTGGCGCGCGCTTCCGGCGCGAGGCGCACGGCGCAAGGCAGTCCGCGGTCGCGGTCGGCGATCGCTCGATCGACGATCGTGCCGATCTCATCCGGCCCGAGCGGTGCGAGGACGAAGACGCGGCTGCGCGACAGTAGCGCGCTGTTCACTTCGAACGATGGATTTTCGGTCGTCGCGCCGATGAACGTGATGTCGCCTCGCTCGACGAACGGCAGGATCGCGTCCTGCTGCGCCTTGTTGAAGCGGTGGATCTCGTCGATGAAGACGATCGTGCCGCCGCGCGCGCGCACGCGCCTGGCGTCGGCGACGATGCGGCGCAGGTCCGCGACGCCCGCGGTGACGGCGGAGAGGCCGACGAAGCGCGCGCCGACCGCCTTTGCCAGCAGCCGCGCGAGCGTCGTCTTGCCGCTGCCCGGCGGGCCCCACAGCACGAGCGAGGGGATCTTGCGTTGCTCGGCGGCGGTGCGCAGCGCGGTGCCCGGGCCGATGATGCGCTGCTGGCCGACGAACTCGTCCAACGCGCGCGGCCGCATGCGCGCGGCGAGCGGCGCACCGGCCGGCAACGGTTCGTCGCCGCTCTCCGAAGATGGCGGCGCGATCTCGAACAGCCGCGGTTCGTCAGTCATGCGCTTAACGCCGCAGCGCGGCCACGGTGCGCATCCAGCTCAGGATCTCGCCCACCGTCACCTTCGACACGCCGCGCTCACGATTGCGGAACGAGATGGGCACCTCGACGATGCGCGCATCGGACGACGCCGATTCGAAAAGCAGCTCGGGCACCATCGAGTAGCCGGTGGATTTGAGTTTGGCGAGGCGCATGTGGCGCAGCAACCCGCTCGAGTACAGTCGAAAGCCCGACGTGCAGTCGCGCACGCGTAGTCCGAGCAGCATGCGCGCCATCGCATTGGCGACCGCGCTGTTCATCTTGCGCGCCATCGAGAAGTTCTCGACCGAGCCGCCGCGCACGTAGCGGGAGCCGATGACGAGATCGGCATCGCCCGCGTCGATGTACCCGAGCATGACGGGCAGCGCCGCCGGATCGTGCGAGCCGTCGGCGTCCATCGTCGCGATCGCCGCATAGCCGGCGTCGAGGCCGTATTGAAAGCCGGCGATATACGCGGTGCCCAGACCGAGTTTGCCTGCCCTGCTGACCAGCGCGATGCGCGGATCGCGCGATCGCATCGCCGTGACCAGCGCGGCGGTCCCGTCAGGGGACGCGTCGTCTACCACCAACACATCCAAGCGCGGCGACGCAGCGAGCACCGCTTGCACGGTGGCGCGGATGTTGTCGGCCTCTTGGTAGGTCGGGAGGACGACCAGGCAACGCCCGGCCGCCGCGGACATGTCGTCAGAAGTCACGGGCACAGGGCTTCGGCGCCGGGGTTCGCCCGACCCCGCCGCGAAACGACGCGCATGGCCGTCTATCTCGACAATGCCGCCACCACGGCGCTGCGCGCCGAGGCGCTCGACGCGATGCTGCCGTATCTGCGCGCGGAGTACGCCAACCCGTCAAGCCCGCATTCATCGGGCCAGCGGGTGCGGCGCGCGCTCGACGAGGCGCGCGAGCGCACGGCCGCTGCGATCGGCGCGCGACCGGCCGAGATCGTCTTCACCGGCAGCGGCTCGGAGGCCGACAATCTTGCGCTGTTCGGCCTCGTGGCGGCCGGCGCCGGCCGCGGACATCTGATCATCAGCGCCATCGAGCATCATGCCGTGCTGCATGCGGCCGACGTCGTACGCGCGCGCGGCCACACCGTGACGACACTGCCGGTCGACCGCGACGGGTTCGTCTCCGAGGATGCGCTCGCAGGGGCGTTGGAGGCGAACGCGGGCGCGACGTTGGTGAGCGTGATGCACGCCAACAACGAGATCGGCACGATCGAGCGCATCGAGCGGCTCGCCGCGATCGCGCACGCGCGCCGCGCGCTGTTCCATACCGACGCCGTGCAGACGGTCGGGCACATCGGCGTCGACGTGAAGGCGCTCGGCGTCGACGCGCTGTCGCTGTCCGCGCACAAGTTCGAGGGACCAAAGGGCGTCGGCGCGCTGTACGTGCGCTCCGGCGTTCACCCCGCGCCGCTGATCCACGGCGGCGGACAAGAAGGCGGCCGGCGCGCCGGCACCGAGAACGTCGCCGGCGTCGTCGGCTTGGCGACCGCGCTCGATCTGGCGGTGCGCAGCGTCGCGCGCCACGCAGCGGCGACCAGCGCCCTGCGCGACGAGCTGATCGAGAGCGTGCTCGCGCGCATCCCTGGATCGGCGCTCAACGGCTCGCGCAGCGAGCGGCTGCCCAATAACGCGAGCCTTCGCTTCGACGGCATCGACGGCCAGACGATGGTGCTCGCCCTGGACGTGGTCGGCTTCGAGGTCTCGACGGGCAGCGCGTGCACGTCGGGGTCGCTCGAGCCGTCGCACGTGCTTACCGCCGCGGGATTGGACGCTGCGCAAGCCCGGGGAACGGTCCGCTTCTCGCTCGGCCGGGGCACGACCAAAGCCGATATCGCGAGTTTGCTTTCGCATCTCCCGGGTATGATAGAGAGGTTACGCTCGCTGTCGGCTGCACTCGTACCTGGGGGAGGTCCCTCACGCGCCCGAGAATGACTGAGGTCCTCATATGAGCACGCAAGATTTCATGTGGTTGGCCATCGGGATCGCGAGCCTCGCCATCGGCGGCGGTCTGCTGTACGTCTTCATCCGCCTGGGGATGCTGCTGACGCAGTCGCAGGCCACGCTGGCCAAAGCGGACGGCAAGCTCGACCAGCTCGACGTGCCCATTTTGAAGACGATGGACTCGGTCGGCAACATCGCCAACAGCGTCGACAGCATGGTCGCCCGCGTCGACCGGGTCACCGCGGTCGCAGAGCGCGCCGCCGGCGCGGTGGACAAGGCGACGGACGCGGCCAGCTCGAGCATCGCGCCGACGGTCGCGAAGATCGCGAGCCTGATCGCCGGCGTCAGCGCCGGGGCGCGCGCCTTCCTCACCAAGTCGCGCGGCAAAGACAACGGATCGAATTGAAGGAGACGACATGGACAACGATCGCAGCAATTCAGGAGTAGGTTTTCTCTCGGGCCTCGTGATCGGCGCGTTCGCCGGTGCGGTGCTCGCGCTGGTGCTCGCGCCGCAAACGGGCGAAGAGACGCGCGAATTGATCACCGGCAAGGCGCAAGAGGCGCGCGGCAAAGCGATGGACCTCGCCTCGGACCTGCGCGATCTCGCCAATCAACTGGCCGACGACCTGCGCAAGCAAGCGGACGATCTGGCCAAGCGCACGCGCGTCGCGTATGAATCGACCGCCAAACGCGCCGACAGCGCGGTCAACGCGGCCAAGCACGCCGCGCAATCCAAGATCGACGAGCTTTCGAACGGGTAGGTCCAGCGTGGACATCAACGTGGACGTCAAAGAGATCCCCGGCAAGAACGGCGTGCGGGTCGTCGACCTCAACGGCGAGATCGACGTCTATACGTCGCCGCGCGTCAAAGAGACGATCAGCGAGCTGATCGATCAAGGCCACTACGATCTCATCATCAACCTCGAGAACGTGCGCTATATCGATTCGACCGGCTTGGGCGTGCTGATCGGCGGCCTCAAACGCGTGCGCGAGCACAGCGGAACGGTCAACCTCATCTGCACCAATCCGCAGATCAAGAAGATCTTCGATATCACCGGCCTGGTGAAGATCTTCGGGATCTACGATTCGGAAGCGAGCGCAAGCGCGGCGCTATGATCTCGCCCGCAGACGAGGCCCTCGCGAACAACACCATCGAGCTGCGGCTGCCGAGCAAGGCCGAGTGGGTCGGCGTCGCCCGGCTCGCCGTCGCCGGCATCGCCAGCCGGCTCGAGTTTTCCATCGAAGACATCGAAGACCTCAAGCTCTCGGTGGCAGAGGCATACACCAACTGCATCCAGCACGCCGACGACAGCGGCGAAGTGCGCATCATCTGCACGATCCATCCGGAGAAGCTCGTCGTGATGGTCCGCGATCGAGGCAAGGGCTTCAAGGGCGCCACCGTCGCACCGCGCCGTCTCGGCGAGCCGCAAGAGGGTGGACTCGGCGTGTTCCTCATCAGAACCTTGATGGACGACGTGACCTATGAGGTCGATCCGGGGCGCGGCACCCGCCTGACGATGACCAAGCACGTCCGTCCTGCGTCCGGCTCGCGTGAGCGCGGAGCCTAGAGCTCCCAACGCCGACCGTCAAACCGTGCGCTTCGACAAGCAGCGCGTGCGGTCGCTTTTCGCGTCGTTCGCGGCGTCGCGCGATCCGCAGGTGCGGGAGCAGCTCGTCATCGAGCATCTCAATCTGGTGCGCTACCTCGCGTCGCGTTTCGCCAATCGCGGCGAACCGCTCGACGACCTGATCCAGGTCGGCATGCTCGGGCTCATCAAAGCCATCGACCGCTTCGAGCCGGAGCGCGGTCTGGAGTTCACCACGTACGCGACGCCGACCGTCATCGGCGAGATCAAGCGCCACTTCCGCGACAAGGGCTGGGCCATACGCGTGCCGCGCCGCTTGCAGGAGCTCAACGCCGCGGTCAATCGCGCCGTCGACACGATGTCGGTGGAGCTCGGCCGGCCGCCCACGATCGCCGAACTCGCCGCTGCGCTCGGGGCCGGCGAAGAAGAAGTCATCGAAGCGCACGAGCTCGGGCAGGCGTATGCGCCGCTTTCGCTCGACGTCGACCTCGCCGGTGAGGGCGAAGGCAAGAGCGCGACTCTGCGCGATTATCTGGGCGCCGCCGACCCCGCGATGCAGTTGGCCGAAGATCGCGATCTGCTGGAACGGGCGTTCGCGCGCCTCGACCGCCGCGAGCGCGTCATCCTCTACCTGCGGTTCTACGAAAACGCCTCGCAGTCGGACATCGCCCGGCGCCTGCAGGTCTCGCAGATGCACGTCTCGCGCCTGCAACAGCGCGCGCTCGCCAAGATGAAGGGCCTCGCCCAAGAAGAGTCGCGCCCCGATCACGCAAACTAGTCCTACGGGATGACATCCGCCCAGATCCGTCAGTCGTTCGTCGACTTTTTCGTCGCTCGTGACCATCGTCATGTGCCGGGCGCGAGCCTTGTGCCCGACGCGCTGTCGACGACGCTGTTCACCATCGCCGGCATGGAGCCGTTCGTGCCGCAGTTCTTGGGCGAAGCTCCGCCGCCGGCACCGCGCGTCGTCACCGTCCAGCGCTGCCTGCGCGTGGCGGGCGGCAAGAACGACATCGACAACGTCGGGCGCAGCGGCAGGCACGGCACGTTCCTGGAGATGCTCGGCAACTTCTCGTTCGGCGATTACTACAAGCGCGAAGCGATCGCATTTGCGTGGGAATACCTGACGAAAACGCTTGCGCTGCCGGCCGACCGCCTCTACGCGACCGTGTACCTCGACGACGACGAAGCGGCCGATATCTGGCATCGCGACATCGGCCTGCCGCGCGAGCGCATCACGCGCATGCGCGAGGACAATTTCTGGGATATGGGTCCGACCGGCCCCTGCGGCCCGTGTTCGGAGATCTTCTACGACCTCGGACCTGAGGTAGGCTGCGCTAAACCGACGTGCGGCGTCGGTTGTCCGGATTGCGATCGTTACATCGAGTTCTGGAACCTGGTGTTCCAGCAGTACGACCGGGATTCTGACGGGCGGCTGCACCCGCTCCCCAAACAGTGCATCGACACCGGGATGGGCTTCGAGCGCCTGTGCATGATCCTGGCCGGCAAGACGTCGATCTTCGACACGGATCTGTACCAGACGATCATCGCGGCGCTGCCGCCGGTCGGAAAATCGCGGCTGTCCGAAGAGGACCGCGGCGTGCACAAGCGCATCATCGCCGACCACGCGCGCGCGTGCATCTTCTTGGTAGCCGACGGCGTCGTGCCAAGCAACACCGATCGCGGCTACGTGCTGCGCTTTCTCGCGCGCCGCGCGATCCGCGGCGGAAAACTGCTCGGCTTTCCGGACGGCTTCTTCTCTCAGCTGACGCCGGTCGTGATCTCGACGTTGATCGACGGCTACCCCGAGCTCGCCGGCGCGGACGAGCGAGTTCGCCGCGCGCTTGAAGCGGAAGAGAAACAGTTCGGCGCGACGCTCGCGCGCGGCTCGGCTCGTCTGACCGAACGGCTCGACGCGCTGCGCGCCACAGGAGCGCGCGAATTGCCGGGCGACGACGCGTTCGAGCTGTATGACACGTTCGGATTTCCGGTCGATCTCACGCGCGAGATCGCGGCCGAGGCGGGCATCGCGATCGACATGGCGGGCTATCACGCGGCCATGGCCGCGCAGCGGGAACGCGCGCGCG includes the following:
- a CDS encoding polyprenol monophosphomannose synthase codes for the protein MTSDDMSAAAGRCLVVLPTYQEADNIRATVQAVLAASPRLDVLVVDDASPDGTAALVTAMRSRDPRIALVSRAGKLGLGTAYIAGFQYGLDAGYAAIATMDADGSHDPAALPVMLGYIDAGDADLVIGSRYVRGGSVENFSMARKMNSAVANAMARMLLGLRVRDCTSGFRLYSSGLLRHMRLAKLKSTGYSMVPELLFESASSDARIVEVPISFRNRERGVSKVTVGEILSWMRTVAALRR
- a CDS encoding L-threonylcarbamoyladenylate synthase, whose amino-acid sequence is MPDAAALAEAAACITHGGTLIFPTETVYGIGCAPDDTAAVEAIFRAKRRPPDKPLAVHLAWPEAAAQFARTLQPAARRIIERLWPGPVAIIVERAPAMASAAALGGATLSLRCPDDAACAAILRATGPLAATSANVSGGEAYTGERADLRALPDATLALITGPTRLRQESTIVDCTGETARIVRRGAVDDATIASVTAAS
- the lptC gene encoding LPS export ABC transporter periplasmic protein LptC; the protein is MRSRNLIAAVVVLALLVSAMPRAARADLQIGRFSVEFRNSNYNLKTGDIVLTGGVSGKGPDGDFRADRAFGNRERQEITLVGNVQAHRKSAGTPITLNSDTATIDERNKTYIASGNVSAIVGARTMSADQMRLDDAAHVFTLGGNVHITEAGRSLATDQLVYHDDSGVITAPGPVSGTTDNGDFSADRADGNVKLGQVTLTGDVVLHSGAAANGPSKEPVALYADVLHYDGQAKTVTATGSVKIEQGTQVVTAPLLSLDNATGDLHLSGGVHGEQPPDRTFDTEQLTYNVDTGAITVPGAIRGSAREGDFAADSVRGNMKTRVYDLTGHAVVRTSGKRATGANQTPTALKADHIHIDEAHKRYVAEGNATIAQATRTVSAPLLTFDDVVHVVKLTGGVHATEQPDRSADTAEVIYHSDTGAISAPSQVTGRSTTDAFRADRATGNTKNNLFNLDGNVVMRRQTPQDKDPTVLTASHVRIDGATKTYTATGNPKVTQGTKWMTGQVISLNDSTHLLHVTGGVHAEQPHGRTFDTPELTYNTQSDYFKMLGGIMAIFPLSNASSTPTPFPTPSGNLSPQAPSPFQNESMPAQYASPSPTPAPTPSPTATSPPTATPH
- a CDS encoding STAS domain-containing protein; translation: MDINVDVKEIPGKNGVRVVDLNGEIDVYTSPRVKETISELIDQGHYDLIINLENVRYIDSTGLGVLIGGLKRVREHSGTVNLICTNPQIKKIFDITGLVKIFGIYDSEASASAAL
- a CDS encoding YtxH domain-containing protein, coding for MDNDRSNSGVGFLSGLVIGAFAGAVLALVLAPQTGEETRELITGKAQEARGKAMDLASDLRDLANQLADDLRKQADDLAKRTRVAYESTAKRADSAVNAAKHAAQSKIDELSNG
- a CDS encoding replication-associated recombination protein A, which translates into the protein MTDEPRLFEIAPPSSESGDEPLPAGAPLAARMRPRALDEFVGQQRIIGPGTALRTAAEQRKIPSLVLWGPPGSGKTTLARLLAKAVGARFVGLSAVTAGVADLRRIVADARRVRARGGTIVFIDEIHRFNKAQQDAILPFVERGDITFIGATTENPSFEVNSALLSRSRVFVLAPLGPDEIGTIVDRAIADRDRGLPCAVRLAPEARAKLIALADGDARSALNALELASEIAASRGTPAPVIEPRDVEEAMQRRALRYDRAGDEHYDLISAFIKSVRGSDPDAAVYWLARMLEAGEDPMFIARRLVILAGEDVGLGDPQALPIATAAHYAAHAIGMPEAMFPLVEATLYLARAKKSNSGLRAYAAARQAIEETGTLPVPLHLRNAATGLMKQLGYGKDYQYAHDFPDAKIEQQHLPDELKDRTFFEP
- a CDS encoding aminotransferase class V-fold PLP-dependent enzyme: MAVYLDNAATTALRAEALDAMLPYLRAEYANPSSPHSSGQRVRRALDEARERTAAAIGARPAEIVFTGSGSEADNLALFGLVAAGAGRGHLIISAIEHHAVLHAADVVRARGHTVTTLPVDRDGFVSEDALAGALEANAGATLVSVMHANNEIGTIERIERLAAIAHARRALFHTDAVQTVGHIGVDVKALGVDALSLSAHKFEGPKGVGALYVRSGVHPAPLIHGGGQEGGRRAGTENVAGVVGLATALDLAVRSVARHAAATSALRDELIESVLARIPGSALNGSRSERLPNNASLRFDGIDGQTMVLALDVVGFEVSTGSACTSGSLEPSHVLTAAGLDAAQARGTVRFSLGRGTTKADIASLLSHLPGMIERLRSLSAALVPGGGPSRARE
- a CDS encoding SigB/SigF/SigG family RNA polymerase sigma factor, with protein sequence MSAEPRAPNADRQTVRFDKQRVRSLFASFAASRDPQVREQLVIEHLNLVRYLASRFANRGEPLDDLIQVGMLGLIKAIDRFEPERGLEFTTYATPTVIGEIKRHFRDKGWAIRVPRRLQELNAAVNRAVDTMSVELGRPPTIAELAAALGAGEEEVIEAHELGQAYAPLSLDVDLAGEGEGKSATLRDYLGAADPAMQLAEDRDLLERAFARLDRRERVILYLRFYENASQSDIARRLQVSQMHVSRLQQRALAKMKGLAQEESRPDHAN
- a CDS encoding ATP-binding protein; this translates as MISPADEALANNTIELRLPSKAEWVGVARLAVAGIASRLEFSIEDIEDLKLSVAEAYTNCIQHADDSGEVRIICTIHPEKLVVMVRDRGKGFKGATVAPRRLGEPQEGGLGVFLIRTLMDDVTYEVDPGRGTRLTMTKHVRPASGSRERGA